In the genome of Cercospora beticola chromosome 2, complete sequence, one region contains:
- a CDS encoding uncharacterized protein (BUSCO:EOG09260DBG) yields the protein MATTALRLRAQWLATRRPLSAQCLYRPTNRLCTVRAYHSSPADAESARTRSRGFYSSAQTTNGDLEVKSHDSSIFAPLDTFPRRHIGPTASTTEEMLQALDPPVKSLDEFVKQVLPESILTSKDLNVEGPVPESGSVPTTEGGYSESQLLARLKQIASENKVYKSYIGCGYAGTRVPEVIKRNILENPAWYTSYTPYQPEISQGRLESLLNFQTMVTDLTGLAIANASLLDEPTAAAEAMTLAMNSLPASRLKKMEKKVWLVSHLAHPQTIAVLESRAQGFGITIEVADILANDSKRVDELGDSLLGVQAQYPDTLGGVEDYRALADKVHKYQGTFAVGTDLLALTLLTPPGEFGADVAFGNAQRFGVPFGFGGPHAAFFAVSDKHSRKIPGRLIGLSKDRLGNNAARLALQTREQHIRREKATSNVCTAQALLANMSAMYAIYHGPEGLKKIAEKVAKMTQVLAKGLQSGGLEVRQPVAFDTVVVKKHDAPGFAAKSVANFLTNFRVIDNDHIGITIDETVGKKQIDEIFKAFTTDPIDVEALARGVEANSQVPESLRRTSEFLTHPVFNSYHSETEILRYMHHLQSKDLSLVHSMIPLGSCTMKLNATTEMLPVTWPEFATIHPFAPSDQTKGYQTLIKELEDDLAEITGFHSVSLQPNSGAQGEFTGLRVIRKYQEQQPGKKRDICLIPESAHGTNPASAAMAGMRVVTIKCDTKKTGDLDIADLKAKCEKYSEELGAFMVTYPSTFGVFEPKVKEACDIVHQHGGQVYMDGANMNAQIGLCSPGEIGADVCHLNLHKTFCIPHGGGGPGVGPIGVAEHLAPFLPGHPLVANVGGEKAIAPVSAAPWGSASILPISWAYIKMMGARGLTHATKITLLNANYIMSRLQENGEYDIAFTNANGRCAHEFILDTRGFKKSAGIEVIDIAKRLQDYGFHSPTMSWPIANTLMIEPTESESKSELDRFCDALLSIREEIREIENGSQPREGNVLKMAPHTQQDLITSEWDRPYSREKAAYPLAWLKEKKFWPSVTRLDDAYGDTNLFCSCAPGGTVEDQPVQST from the coding sequence ATGGCGACAACCGCTCTGCGCCTGCGGGCACAGTGGCTCGCCACCAGACGTCCACTGTCTGCGCAATGCCTTTATCGACCGACGAACCGATTGTGCACCGTTCGAGCGTACCACTCCTCGCCAGCAGATGCGGAATCTGCTCGCACTCGATCGCGGGGCTTCTACTCGAGTGCGCAGACGACAAATGGCGATCTGGAGGTCAAGAGCCATGACTCTTCCATTTTCGCACCTCTCGATACCTTTCCACGCCGCCACATCGGGCCGACCGCTTCCACGACGGAGGAGATGCTCCAAGCTCTCGACCCTCCAGTGAAGAGCTTGGATGAGTTTGTCAAGCAGGTTCTCCCAGAGTCCATCCTGACGAGCAAAGACCTCAATGTCGAGGGACCAGTTCCCGAGTCGGGCTCTGTGCCCACGACTGAGGGCGGCTATTCGGAGAGCCAGCTGTTGGCCCGCCTGAAGCAAATCGCGAGCGAGAACAAAGTGTACAAGTCGTACATTGGATGCGGATATGCGGGAACCCGCGTGCCTGAAGTGATCAAGCGTAACATCCTGGAGAACCCAGCATGGTACACCAGCTACACTCCATACCAGCCGGAGATCAGCCAGGGTAGGCTGGAGTCGCTGTTGAACTTCCAGACCATGGTGACAGATTTGACTGGATTGGCCATTGCAAATGCATCTCTGCTTGACGAGCCGACAGCCGCCGCTGAGGCAATGACGTTGGCTATGAACTCGCTGCCAGCATCGCGCCtcaagaagatggagaagaaggtgtGGTTGGTTTCTCACCTCGCCCACCCGCAGACCATTGCCGTTCTTGAGAGCAGAGCACAAGGGTTTGGTATCACCATCGAGGTGGCGGACATCCTTGCAAACGACTCTAAGCGTGTCGATGAGCTTGGCGACAGCCTGCTCGGTGTTCAGGCACAATATCCAGACACACTGGGAGGCGTCGAAGACTACAGAGCTCTCGCAGACAAAGTGCACAAATACCAGGGCACTTTTGCAGTCGGCACTGATCTGCTCGCCCTGACGCTTCTCACACCACCCGGCGAGTTCGGCGCAGATGTTGCGTTTGGTAATGCTCAGCGATTTGGCGTACCTTTCGGCTTCGGTGGTCCACACGCTGCCTTCTTTGCAGTCAGTGACAAGCACAGCCGAAAGATTCCTGGTCGTCTCATTGGTCTATCGAAGGATCGTCTCGGAAACAATGCCGCCCGTCTCGCACTGCAAACACGCGAGCAGCACATTCGGAGAGAAAAGGCCACCAGTAACGTCTGTACCGCACAAGCACTCTTGGCCAACATGAGTGCAATGTACGCCATCTATCACGGTCCTGAAGGtctgaagaagatcgccgAGAAAGTTGCAAAGATGACACAGGTACTTGCAAAGGGTCTGCAGAGCGGAGGCCTGGAGGTCCGCCAGCCAGTCGCATTCGACACAGTCGTCGTGAAGAAGCATGATGCCCCAGGCTTTGCGGCCAAGAGCGTGGCCAACTTCTTGACCAACTTCCGCGTTATCGACAACGACCACATCGGTATCACCATTGATGAGACTGTTGGCAAGAAGCAAATCGATGAAATCTTCAAGGCTTTCACCACTGATCCTATCGATGTCGAGGCCCTTGCTCGAGGAGTTGAGGCAAACTCTCAGGTTCCTGAATCGCTAAGACGAACTTCTGAGTTCTTGACACACCCGGTCTTCAACTCCTACCACTCTGAGACCGAGATTCTTCGCTACATGCACCACTTGCAATCGAAGGATCTGTCACTCGTGCACTCCATGATTCCACTGGGATCTTGCACAATGAAGCTCAACGCAACGACCGAAATGCTTCCCGTTACCTGGCCCGAATTTGCCACCATTCATCCTTTCGCGCCGAGCGACCAAACCAAGGGCTACCAGACTCTGATCAAGGAACTCGAGGATGATCTTGCTGAGATTACTGGCTTTCACTCCGTGTCGTTGCAACCTAACTCCGGTGCTCAAGGAGAATTTACTGGTCTACGTGTCATCCGCAAGtaccaagagcagcagcctggCAAGAAGCGTGACATTTGCCTGATTCCAGAATCCGCTCATGGTACCAACCCAGCGTCTGCTGCGATGGCCGGAATGCGTGTTGTGACAATCAAGTGCGACACCAAGAAGACGGGCGATCTCGACATTGCAGATCTGAAGGCTAAGTGTGAGAAGTACAGCGAGGAGCTTGGCGCTTTCATGGTCACCTACCCTTCCACATTCGGTGTTTTCGAGCCAAAGGTCAAGGAAGCCTGCGATATTGTGCATCAGCATGGCGGACAGGTCTACATGGATGGAGCGAACATGAACGCTCAAATTGGTCTCTGCTCGCCAGGCGAGATCGGTGCTGATGTGTGCCATTTGAACCTGCACAAGACCTTCTGCATTCCACACGGAGGTGGTGGACCTGGTGTAGGACCAATTGGTGTTGCTGAGCACCTTGCTCCTTTCTTGCCAGGTCATCCTTTGGTTGCCAACGTTGGAGGTGAGAAAGCTATCGCACCAGTCTCCGCTGCACCATGGGGCTCTGCCAGCATTCTGCCAATCTCCTGGGCATATATCAAGATGATGGGTGCCCGAGGACTCACGCATGCGACCAAGATTACATTGCTGAACGCAAACTACATCATGTCGCGTCTGCAGGAGAATGGCGAATACGACATTGCTTTCACCAACGCAAATGGACGCTGTGCACACGAGTTCATCCTCGACACGAGAGGCTTCAAGAAGTCTGCCGGAATCGAAGTTATCGATATCGCCAAGCGTCTGCAGGACTACGGATTCCACTCACCGACCATGTCATGGCCAATCGCCAATACTTTGATGATTGAGCCTACCGAGTCGGAGTCCAAGAGCGAGCTTGATCGCTTCTGCGATGCGTTACTGTCCATTCGTGAGGAGATTCGCGAGATTGAGAATGGCTCACAGCCACGCGAGGGAAATGTGCTCAAGATGGCTCCTCACACTCAGCAAGACTTGATCACGTCTGAGTGGGATCGACCGTACAGCCGAGAGAAGGCGGCTTACCCACTAGCGtggttgaaggagaagaagtt